GATAAAACACCAAACCCCGACTCCAAAcaaccaaaaacaaagaaagctACTTAAACTTATTTGCTTTCTTTCGCCTTCGTCTCCTCAAAATCCCAAAGCAAATGGCTCTCGAAAGCTTTCAGGTAATTCATTCTTCTTTCTGTTTTATTGTTGTCATTACAATGTTAAGGTTAAAAAGACCAAacaatgttttgttttgttttgttttttggaCTGATCTTTAGTCTTCTTTGATGATCATCTGTTTGGTTGTTGAGAAAAAAAGTCAAAACAATGAAGAGAACTGAAACAGAAGAAGATTTTAAGTTCTGGGTTGTTCTTGTATATTGGTCTAATGTTTCAAAGcttcttgctttttcttttttcagttGACTTTAACAGTTGTAATTTGTTTCCCATTTTTTGGGGGAATGAAAGAGAAGTACACTTGATGCTTTGATTTGTGTTATGAATTGTTTTTTAATGTTTCCtattgattggttttgagtgatTTGAAATTGCATTGGATTAAAGATATAAACTTTAACTACTTTTTGTTTGCTTCTCATTATTAGATCAGTGGATGCTAGTTTGATGAAAATAGCTTGATTGGCTTTagtgttttgttttttcttttgattttgatatGCATTTTGCTTGATTTCATTTTGGATTACTGGGTTTAGTTTCCTTAGATGCTAGATAAAGCATTTCATGCTtgttttttattcatatttctTATTcctagacatatatatatatatatatatatatatatataagcttcAAAATGAATtctttttgttcattttctAGTATTTGATCTGAGCTCGGTTAATTTGTACAAAAATCTAAGTGATTCCATTGGCTATGGTGACCGCTTTTTGGTGTACTTTTAGTTGCCGATCACAGATTTCCATATCGGCAATGAAACTCGAAGGAATTCGGTGTTAATTTGCGTGCCGATAATGGCAGAATCAGTTGATCAAATGCTGGTTCAGATGCAAAAGGCAAAGGACTTTGGTGGCGATCTTGTTGAGCTTCGGGTGGATTTCTTGAAGAACTTTGTTCCTAGGCAAGATCTTGATATCTTGATCAAACAAGCTCCATTGCCAACTCTTGTCACCTACAGGTAATGATTTATATCCTTTGGaggaaataaaaatggttgcatCTGTTATCTATGATATTCAGAGAAATTGCTCTGTATATGATTCTGTTGTTGGAGAAATATCTTCCCGTATTTAACAACCCGTCTTATGGATAATACATTTTAGACCAAGATGGGAAGGTGGTCAATATGATGGTGATGAAAGCAAGCGGCGAGAAGCATTACGTCTGGCCATGGAATTGGGAGCCGATTACATTGATATAGAACTCAAGGTTGGTCACAGTTGCTttgaattcttattttttttagttccaGGAACATGTTAATAAAAATCCATTTTGACTCTTTGAAGGTTGCTCATGACTTCTTCAATTCACTTCCAGGGAAGAGGCCTGAAAAAGTCAAGATTATAGTTTCTTCACACAACTATGAAAGAACTCCATCGGTCAAGGAATTAAGTCACCTTGTTGCGAGAATACAGGCTACCGGAGCTGACATAGTGAAGATCGCAACAACTGCCGTAGACATCATAGACAATGCTAGAATATTTCAAGTGCTTGTACACTCCCAAGTAAGTAATCTACCAGAGCTCCTGTTTGCAATTACTTTAACGATGCTTCCTGTTTTACGGAAAAACCCGAACTGTTTCTTAGTTTGAACATATCGTTTTTCATTATTACTCCTAAGAATTTGTGTTCTTACAATCTTTCCTACATTGTGAATGACAATGTCAGCTGAATCTGTAGGTTCCAATGATAGGACTTGTTATGGGAGAGAGGGGTTTGATGTCGAGGATCCTTGCTGCTAAATTTGGGGGATTTCTCACTTTTGGTTCACTCGAGGCAGGACTAGTATCGGCCCCTGGGCAACCAACTGTGAAGGAATTATTAGATTTATACAATATGAGGCTTATAGGACCTGATACCAAAGTCTATGGTGTTATCGGAAATCCTATCGGTCACAGCAAAAGTCCTCACATCTACAATGCTTCATTTAAATCCTCCAGTTTTAATGGAATATATCTACCTTTATTGGTTGACGATGTCTCAACTTTTATTACCACTTATTCAGCCCCCGATTTTGCTGGATACAGGTAAAGAAAAATCTGCTTAAGCGTCTACCGTAAGTATAGTAtcattttttctgaaaataatagttttttcCTTCCGAAATGCAGTTATACCATTCCTCACAAGGAGGCTGGACTTAAATGCTGTGATGAGGTTGATCCCATTGCCAAGGTACTTTGTCCCTGTTTGGATTCGGGTTGTTAGTATTATGTTCCCTCGTGTCATCAAGTTTCATCTTAACATGTTGAGCAAGGTGTTGCATATCGTGTCAGAATAGTacatttgactcttttttttttattcatcaaattcCTTACAGGCAATAGGAGCGATTAGTTGTATGATCAAAAGATCAACTGAAGGAAAACTGATTGGTTATAATATCGACTACCTTGGTGGCATTGCAGCTATTGAAGAAGAACTAAGAGGTTAATGCATTTACAATATTCGGTTTCTTCCATCCCTTTCTGAACACAATGATTTAACCCGCACTTCTTTTCCCCCTTCTCTGCAGTATCAAATGGTGCAACCCTTGCATCCGGTTCGCCATTGGCTGGTAAAACATTTGTCATAATTGGAGCCGGTGGTGCTGGAAAAGCACTGGCTTATGGAGCATATGAAAAAGGAGCTCGAATCGTTGTTGCCAATCGCACATACGGTAAGGGTCTCAAAATAGgtatatcattcatttcatgATATGATGGCTTTTTTATGTGGTAAGAATCTTTAACACTGATATATCATTATGTTCTATGACATATTCTCAGATTCGGGTGTAAGTGTCTTATGTGTATCTCAAtccatttttgtcatttttaataCAGTGGCATTAGTGATTTGTTTCTCATTGACTACTAAGGATGATCATGTTTTCTTCTGAATTCCAGACAAAGCTAAAGAACTCGCTAGCAAAGTCCGAGGACAAGCACTTACTCTTGCTGAGTTAAATGATTTCTGTCCTGAAGAAGGGATGATCCTCGTTAACACGACACCTGTTGGAATGGAACCAAGAATCGAGGAGACACCAGTGTCCAAGGTTTgcctctttaatttttgttcccAAACATGGTTCTTACAAAAGCCTCACAAATGGATAAACTGGTTCACCGGGATTGAACCATATCCATTACTTAGTATCAATGTCCTCCAATGTATAGATTAGGCTGAAACTGAAATGCACTGAAACAACAATATCATATTCAATTAACATGAGGTATTATTTGCCTATGATACTCAGACTTTGGTGTAAGTATTGGACACAGTCTAAGTTTTTCCATGTAGTTAGAGGATATAACTTGCATCAAAGCCATTTTAGTCTTTCGCTGTTCAGACTCTTCGGAATTCAGATCCATAAAAGCATATTTTCCAACATCTATAGTAAAAATAGCCAAGTTTGACACAGTCTCTTTTTTTCATGGCAGGAAACTTTGAAACACTACTCGTTGGTGTTCGATGCTGTTTACACACCAAAGTTAACCAGACTCCTAAGAGAAGCAAAGCAATCTGGTGCTACTATTGTGTATGGAACAGAGATGTTTATCAACCAAGCATTTATACAATTTGAGATGTTCACCGGTTTGCCTGGTAAGACGATGCCCTATGATTGACCCGATTTGAGAATTATCTGATATATACCCCCAATGCCCTATGATTGATCGGATTCGAGAATTCTCTATCCCTATTGTTTTTTAGTACTAATCTATGCA
The Gossypium raimondii isolate GPD5lz chromosome 8, ASM2569854v1, whole genome shotgun sequence DNA segment above includes these coding regions:
- the LOC105792621 gene encoding bifunctional 3-dehydroquinate dehydratase/shikimate dehydrogenase, chloroplastic — encoded protein: MALESFQLPITDFHIGNETRRNSVLICVPIMAESVDQMLVQMQKAKDFGGDLVELRVDFLKNFVPRQDLDILIKQAPLPTLVTYRPRWEGGQYDGDESKRREALRLAMELGADYIDIELKVAHDFFNSLPGKRPEKVKIIVSSHNYERTPSVKELSHLVARIQATGADIVKIATTAVDIIDNARIFQVLVHSQVPMIGLVMGERGLMSRILAAKFGGFLTFGSLEAGLVSAPGQPTVKELLDLYNMRLIGPDTKVYGVIGNPIGHSKSPHIYNASFKSSSFNGIYLPLLVDDVSTFITTYSAPDFAGYSYTIPHKEAGLKCCDEVDPIAKAIGAISCMIKRSTEGKLIGYNIDYLGGIAAIEEELRVSNGATLASGSPLAGKTFVIIGAGGAGKALAYGAYEKGARIVVANRTYDKAKELASKVRGQALTLAELNDFCPEEGMILVNTTPVGMEPRIEETPVSKETLKHYSLVFDAVYTPKLTRLLREAKQSGATIVYGTEMFINQAFIQFEMFTGLPAPKQLIRDVLAITT